The DNA window TAACCATGCCGGTGACGTGTTCCTGGCTCTTGTCGATGGCGGCTTGCAGCATCTCGCGCTCGGGGCTGTACCAGAAGCCGTTGTAGATGAGTTCGGCGTAGCGGGGCATCAGGCTGTCTTTGAGGTGGCCCGCGCCGCTGTCGAGGGTGATCTGTTCGATGCCGCGATGCGCCTCGAGCAGGACGGTGCCGCCGGGGGTCTCGTAGATGCCGCGAGATTTCATGCCGACAAAGCGGTTTTCCACGAAATCGAGACGGCCAATGCCGTGCTTGCCGCCCAGCTCGTTCAGCTTGGTCAGGATCGTGGCGGGCGACATCGCCTCGCCGTTGATCGAGACGGCGTCGCCTTTTTCGAACCCGATCTCGACGAGTTCGGGGACGTCTGGCGCATCCTCGGGATTGGTGGTGCGCTGGTAGACATAATCGGGTGCGGGCTCAGCCGGGTCTTCCAGCACTTTTCCCTCGGACGAGGTGTGCAGGAGGTTGGCGTCGACGCTGAATGGGGCCTCGCCGCGTTTGTCCTTGGCGATGGGGATCTGGTTCTTCTCGGCGAACTCGATCAGGCGCGTCCGCGAGGTTAGGTCCCATTCCCGCCAGGGCGCGATGACCTTGATATCGGGGTTGAGCGCGTAGGCGGCGAGTTCGAACCGGACCTGGTCATTGCCCTTGCCGGTGGCACCGTGGGCAATGGCATCGGCGCCGGTCTCGGCGGCGATTTCGACGAGGCGCTTGGAAATGAGCGGGCGGGCGATGGAGGTGCCGAGCAGGTACTGGCCCTCGTAAAGCGCGTTGGCGCGGAACATCGGGAAGACGAAGTCGCGGACGAACTCTTCGCGGATATCCTCGATATAGATGTTGTCGGGGTTGATACCGAGCAGTTCGGCCTTCTTGCGGGCCGGATCGAGCTCTTCGCCCTGGCCGAGATCGGCGGTGAAGGTTACGACCTCGCAGCCATATTCGGTTTGCAGCCACTTGAGGATGATCGACGTATCGAGGCCGCCGGAATAGGCCAGCACGACTTTCTTGGGCGCGGACATCTTGGTACCCCTTTGCATGATGTTGCAGGGGCGATTACCGGGTTTTCACAGGCGGGGCAAGGCGGCGGAGGCTTGTCACGCGGGCCGCGATGGGCGAAGGACGAGGCATGAGCGATTTCAGAACCCAAGCCCGGGCTGCAGAGGCCGAAATGCGCGCCGTCTTCGAGCCGACGCCGTTGCAGCGCAATGCGCACCTGTCCGACAAGTACGGCGCGGAGGTGTACCTGAAGCGCGAGGATCTGAGCCCGGTGCGGAGTTACAAGCTGCGCGGGG is part of the Roseovarius sp. THAF9 genome and encodes:
- a CDS encoding argininosuccinate synthase — translated: MSAPKKVVLAYSGGLDTSIILKWLQTEYGCEVVTFTADLGQGEELDPARKKAELLGINPDNIYIEDIREEFVRDFVFPMFRANALYEGQYLLGTSIARPLISKRLVEIAAETGADAIAHGATGKGNDQVRFELAAYALNPDIKVIAPWREWDLTSRTRLIEFAEKNQIPIAKDKRGEAPFSVDANLLHTSSEGKVLEDPAEPAPDYVYQRTTNPEDAPDVPELVEIGFEKGDAVSINGEAMSPATILTKLNELGGKHGIGRLDFVENRFVGMKSRGIYETPGGTVLLEAHRGIEQITLDSGAGHLKDSLMPRYAELIYNGFWYSPEREMLQAAIDKSQEHVTGMVRLKLYKGSATCVGRWSDHSLYSEAHVTFEEDAGAYDQKDAAGFIQLNALRLKLLAARNRRLKG